A window of the Chlamydiales bacterium genome harbors these coding sequences:
- a CDS encoding ATP-binding cassette domain-containing protein, whose product MTKADTTQELSSVLHVLSWIFPHVWTMRRRLIGALLLVVVAVGISITIPYIFKMIIDHFSYTHQESFLILGILLCAYGTGWMMSQMMNQLRMLAMYKILERGKRSLSMSIVETLLSLSARFHAERQTGALTSSIEKAQNGFDSIFWGILLFLLPVLLELMLVLVIVSVLFGFLYGLAICGGILGYLWLNYLSLAKVTKLQMQHNETCAQATARIVDSLLNIETVKYFAHEMYESSQINQLLHTQEQMAVKRWMRDSYLQLGQMFMIGMGLLCATLFTGHEVHLGTISLGSFLLINSYLLQCIMPLSNINYIVYQVRKGIQDMVSVTTLLNTKPEIVDRSAPHTIIFKKPELVFDQVSFGYASERMVLKNISFVLPSGTTLAIVGSSGSGKSTIAKLIFRLYDVTSGCVRLDGFDIRELQGSFRKQIGIVPQDTILLNDTLYHNIRYGNLEASREDIYHAATLAQLDPLIQLLPKKYDTVVGERGIKLSGGEKQRIAIARLLLKKPSLYIFDEATSSLDSGTEREIQQNICKMSANSTTLIIAHRLCSVVHADKIIVLEDGQIIEQGGHIQLLQKNGLYSRMWSRQQQSEHAL is encoded by the coding sequence ATGACTAAAGCTGATACCACGCAGGAGCTCTCATCTGTGTTACATGTGCTTTCATGGATATTTCCACACGTATGGACGATGAGGCGTCGATTAATAGGCGCATTACTTCTTGTGGTTGTTGCTGTAGGAATATCTATTACCATTCCCTATATCTTCAAGATGATTATCGATCATTTTTCTTATACACATCAAGAGTCTTTTTTGATTCTTGGGATATTGTTGTGTGCTTATGGGACTGGTTGGATGATGAGTCAAATGATGAATCAACTGCGTATGTTGGCTATGTATAAAATTTTAGAGCGTGGAAAGAGATCTCTTTCTATGTCAATTGTTGAAACTTTGCTGTCATTATCAGCACGGTTTCATGCTGAAAGGCAAACAGGAGCGCTTACAAGTTCTATTGAAAAGGCCCAAAATGGCTTTGATAGTATATTTTGGGGTATTTTGCTTTTTTTATTACCGGTGCTTCTTGAACTTATGCTTGTTTTAGTTATAGTGAGCGTTTTGTTTGGTTTTTTGTATGGTCTTGCAATTTGTGGTGGTATCTTAGGGTATTTATGGTTGAATTATCTCTCTTTGGCTAAAGTTACAAAACTGCAGATGCAGCATAATGAAACTTGTGCTCAAGCAACAGCGCGTATTGTTGATAGTTTATTAAATATTGAAACAGTGAAATATTTCGCACACGAAATGTATGAGAGCTCTCAAATAAATCAGCTTTTACATACTCAAGAGCAGATGGCAGTAAAACGATGGATGCGAGATTCTTATCTTCAATTAGGTCAAATGTTTATGATAGGTATGGGGCTTTTATGTGCCACGCTATTTACTGGTCATGAAGTTCATTTGGGTACGATTAGCCTTGGATCATTTCTTTTAATTAATTCTTATCTCTTACAATGCATTATGCCGCTTAGTAATATCAATTATATTGTTTATCAGGTGCGTAAAGGCATTCAAGACATGGTTTCTGTTACAACTCTGCTGAATACTAAGCCAGAAATAGTAGATAGGAGTGCACCTCATACGATAATTTTCAAAAAACCAGAGCTGGTTTTTGATCAAGTATCATTTGGATATGCCTCAGAGCGCATGGTCCTTAAAAATATTTCGTTTGTACTGCCTTCAGGGACCACTCTTGCAATTGTTGGATCAAGTGGATCGGGTAAATCTACTATAGCTAAGCTTATCTTTCGATTGTATGATGTGACTTCTGGTTGTGTTCGACTTGATGGTTTTGATATTCGTGAATTGCAAGGCTCTTTTCGCAAACAAATTGGCATTGTTCCCCAAGATACTATTTTGCTTAATGATACGCTATATCACAACATTAGGTATGGTAACTTAGAGGCATCTAGAGAGGATATATATCATGCTGCTACACTGGCGCAGTTGGACCCTTTAATTCAGTTATTGCCAAAAAAATATGATACAGTTGTGGGAGAGCGAGGAATTAAATTATCAGGGGGTGAAAAGCAGAGGATTGCTATAGCAAGACTTCTACTTAAAAAGCCCTCTCTTTATATTTTTGATGAAGCTACATCTTCACTTGACTCTGGTACGGAGCGAGAAATTCAACAAAACATATGTAAAATGTCAGCGAACTCAACAACGCTGATTATTGCACATCGTCTTTGTTCCGTTGTTCATGCTGATAAAATCATTGTGCTTGAAGATGGTCAAATTATTGAACAGGGAGGGCATATACAGCTGTTACAAAAAAATGGGCTTTACAGTAGAATGTGGAGTAGGCAGCAGCAAAGCGAGCATGCGCTTTAA
- a CDS encoding AAA family ATPase, whose translation MVYSTSYQSIGSSSSGGGSINSAVGVPPAADIEDANAIAIIENVHDTLTRLVDGHAIEIVRALKRIPLEDIKAAVKRNREGWTEALHNNLIAELAHIQSFLSNPPPNLVLDPPDVGRIESLRYSLQQFTADHLPNSAYEAMQTLQVYAGFIILILFISTFTDGLLSDVIADAFPNFHWLPAVVLFSLIGFMTLSYTALKVYDRFRPLPTVIRPLTNYTQQALDGRIEPLLGRDDIIERIFLCWQSTSSAVRQHPLLVGPAGVGKTVILTEVARRIALGKIPDAFKPLMKGKQVLGGSAALLVSANDNMGGTIDVFERVLRQIRPYRKNIILALDEIHSLLRGDRSAEVLKSVLDTNIGTGGVPYFMGATTDTEYQQFIASDPARARRFYVIRVDSLTKEQVILTLNEMVRRQYPDVHVTAELLNHVFEQSAALVEEFSQYKQPEVAKRVLSSAISRIKLKQQEGPVGEQLPAMFLKLEELRYKLLHDQKLENIRAIEEKEVEIRRIQGEVVTANRGLDEYRRVSEELYKAKQENVSLAAAVQLARARRGCFAGPDEAKEKMLLFSLNYRLPHLQAEQQRLAEEHNIPLLDQNLLTEIVAEIREATKKPEEAEESDGEPEE comes from the coding sequence ATGGTATATTCGACTAGTTATCAGAGTATAGGATCTAGTAGTTCTGGAGGTGGTTCAATTAATTCAGCAGTAGGTGTTCCCCCTGCTGCTGATATTGAAGATGCAAATGCTATTGCGATTATTGAAAATGTGCATGATACCTTAACTAGGTTGGTAGATGGGCATGCCATTGAAATTGTAAGGGCGTTAAAAAGAATTCCTTTAGAAGATATAAAAGCTGCTGTTAAGCGCAATAGAGAGGGGTGGACTGAAGCCCTTCATAACAATCTTATAGCAGAACTTGCCCATATTCAGTCTTTTTTATCTAACCCTCCTCCAAACCTTGTTTTAGATCCTCCTGATGTAGGTAGAATTGAATCTCTAAGGTATTCCCTTCAGCAGTTTACCGCTGATCATTTGCCCAATAGTGCTTATGAAGCGATGCAAACACTGCAAGTTTATGCAGGTTTTATTATTTTGATATTGTTTATTTCTACGTTTACGGATGGGCTTTTAAGCGATGTGATTGCAGATGCTTTTCCAAATTTTCATTGGTTGCCAGCTGTTGTATTGTTTAGTTTAATTGGATTTATGACACTCTCATATACTGCCTTGAAAGTTTATGATCGCTTTCGTCCTTTACCTACTGTTATTCGTCCTTTGACAAATTATACACAACAAGCTCTCGATGGAAGAATAGAGCCTTTACTGGGACGAGACGATATTATTGAAAGGATTTTTTTGTGTTGGCAGTCAACAAGTAGTGCTGTAAGACAACATCCTCTTTTGGTAGGACCTGCAGGAGTTGGTAAAACAGTTATTTTAACAGAAGTAGCAAGGCGTATTGCACTTGGAAAAATACCAGATGCTTTTAAGCCTCTCATGAAAGGAAAGCAAGTGTTGGGAGGCTCTGCAGCTCTTTTGGTGTCTGCCAATGATAATATGGGAGGCACTATTGATGTCTTTGAGCGTGTTTTAAGGCAAATACGTCCTTATCGCAAAAATATTATTTTAGCTCTGGATGAAATTCATTCTTTATTGAGAGGTGATCGATCTGCGGAGGTATTAAAATCTGTTTTAGATACAAATATAGGAACAGGGGGTGTTCCCTATTTTATGGGAGCGACCACAGATACGGAATATCAGCAGTTTATTGCGAGTGATCCTGCGCGTGCTCGACGCTTTTATGTAATTCGTGTAGATTCGCTGACAAAAGAACAGGTGATACTTACTCTCAATGAGATGGTACGTCGTCAGTATCCAGATGTTCATGTGACAGCTGAACTTTTAAATCATGTTTTTGAGCAAAGTGCAGCATTGGTTGAAGAATTTTCCCAATACAAACAGCCAGAGGTTGCAAAGCGTGTGTTATCGTCAGCTATTTCAAGAATTAAGCTTAAGCAGCAAGAAGGGCCTGTAGGAGAGCAATTACCTGCAATGTTTTTGAAGTTAGAAGAGTTAAGATATAAGCTTTTGCATGATCAAAAGTTAGAGAATATTCGAGCAATTGAGGAGAAAGAAGTAGAGATCCGGCGTATACAAGGGGAAGTTGTAACTGCAAATAGGGGACTTGATGAATATCGAAGAGTTTCAGAAGAGCTGTATAAAGCTAAGCAAGAAAATGTTTCTTTGGCAGCAGCTGTTCAGCTAGCTCGTGCACGTAGAGGATGTTTTGCAGGCCCAGATGAAGCTAAAGAAAAAATGCTTCTTTTTTCTCTTAATTATCGCTTACCCCATCTTCAAGCAGAGCAGCAGAGGCTTGCAGAGGAACATAATATTCCTCTGCTTGATCAGAATTTGCTTACTGAGATAGTAGCGGAAATTAGAGAAGCAACAAAAAAGCCTGAAGAGGCTGAAGAATCTGATGGAGAACCTGAAGAATAA
- a CDS encoding lantibiotic dehydratase: MADDLFLATPLFMVRTPFFPKEVFDRIAISLDLRKDLLDLYKQSIDLREAIAIASPELYKALQSIDPADNQAIFSLFKYVTRMATRATPFGLFSSVSIGHISSKTTGNVDMSYIQRVARPDMEWLMTVLDSSNANESLAIYSKVKKNPLLVKSMGRILLPYMRLKTEKEKKEISIQATPLIFMILEKTADFISIQELLDSLKKTAPHLEEDKLLHVLKTLLKEEILISSTFPSLLTMSPLKNLINNLQTTNPKVPLLEYLESISSFIENYNQKGGDVLFQEIDTKMRSVASPSTVLQVDTTLHNEIKLPSAVITEISQAAEALWRLSFAPLGIPHLRKYHNKFLEKWGMFRIIPLLDLIDEHAGLGFPESYESKEIEQDKQYISEEWQQFLAWKWMLSVQGHENEIVITDNDIEKFGITVTKEKAPSSLDVYCEVIASSPQDIDQGNYLVVLQPTVAGGDGMATFGRFLHLFNENDLQAIQDILHTEEAHEQDQIFVEGSYFPSNARSANVAIHPNLRKLNINLGYGNTPQTISLEDIYVGATDQHLFLTLKNGQRLNVVSMNVLNPQLGPKLIRFLREISKDQYHLLHPFPWGNLQNMAYLPRVRYQKTVLLPAKWHLTLSLLEATEKDSIQTLCKKIDHWADKQKVPVTLFLMFADHRILLNRKHDFHLQEVARHLKTRKEIILMENVGEVGWISSTLGTYRSELVIPILKNAKYCSSKPYNIPFQTISHSERWKAPGSEWTYTKLYLKESGKDALLKKHFPPLIQELMPYLHCWFFVQYNDKEGPHLRLRLRYKENNHSTFTLSSWAEKLMESGAIKEYSFHPYEREIERYGGVSAINAAEELFHADSEVALYMLHHKTTLPNYVIASLSLLDLLQNFKISISEQIQLFESMQLNKKELEGFRSWKSTLLSYAKQILEKKPEVEEVNLLMHIFARRHAAQKKYLSCLKEIPSLNAAIISILHMHCNRFLGINNKLEQKSYLFASHVLQILHNSCSAKTSK; the protein is encoded by the coding sequence GTGGCAGACGATCTCTTCTTAGCAACACCCCTATTTATGGTACGCACCCCTTTTTTTCCAAAAGAGGTCTTTGATCGTATTGCTATATCATTAGACCTTCGAAAAGACCTTTTAGACTTATATAAACAGTCTATAGATTTAAGAGAGGCCATCGCCATTGCATCTCCTGAGCTTTATAAAGCACTGCAAAGCATTGATCCCGCCGATAATCAAGCTATCTTCTCTTTATTTAAATATGTCACAAGAATGGCAACTCGAGCAACTCCCTTTGGGCTATTTTCATCTGTTTCTATAGGCCATATTAGCTCTAAAACTACTGGTAATGTAGATATGTCTTATATTCAACGAGTAGCTAGACCAGATATGGAATGGTTAATGACTGTACTAGATTCTAGTAATGCAAACGAGTCTCTTGCAATTTACAGTAAAGTTAAAAAGAATCCCTTGCTTGTAAAGTCTATGGGAAGAATTTTATTACCCTACATGAGGCTAAAAACTGAAAAAGAAAAAAAGGAGATCTCCATTCAAGCAACTCCTTTAATTTTCATGATTTTAGAGAAGACAGCAGACTTTATTTCTATTCAAGAACTTCTTGATAGCTTGAAAAAAACAGCTCCTCATTTAGAAGAAGACAAATTATTACATGTATTAAAAACCCTGCTTAAAGAAGAAATTCTTATTTCATCTACTTTTCCAAGCTTACTTACAATGTCCCCACTAAAAAATCTCATAAACAATTTGCAAACAACAAATCCTAAAGTCCCTCTACTTGAATATTTAGAATCCATTTCTTCTTTTATAGAAAATTATAATCAAAAAGGTGGAGATGTATTATTCCAAGAAATCGATACGAAGATGAGATCCGTTGCAAGTCCTTCTACAGTCTTACAAGTAGATACAACACTGCACAATGAGATAAAACTTCCCTCTGCAGTTATAACGGAGATTTCACAAGCTGCAGAAGCTCTTTGGCGACTTTCTTTTGCTCCGCTTGGCATTCCTCATTTACGTAAATACCACAACAAGTTTCTAGAAAAATGGGGGATGTTTCGCATCATCCCTTTACTTGATTTAATAGATGAACATGCAGGCCTTGGCTTTCCAGAAAGTTATGAATCAAAGGAAATAGAGCAAGATAAACAATATATAAGCGAAGAGTGGCAACAATTTTTAGCATGGAAGTGGATGCTCTCTGTACAGGGCCACGAGAATGAAATTGTAATAACAGATAATGATATCGAAAAATTTGGAATCACTGTAACAAAAGAAAAGGCGCCCTCTTCTTTAGATGTCTATTGTGAAGTTATTGCTTCATCACCACAAGATATAGACCAAGGAAACTATTTAGTTGTTTTACAACCCACTGTAGCAGGTGGAGATGGGATGGCTACATTTGGCCGCTTTCTTCATCTCTTCAATGAAAATGACTTACAAGCCATACAAGATATATTGCATACTGAAGAAGCTCATGAACAAGATCAAATTTTTGTCGAAGGCTCTTACTTTCCAAGTAACGCACGCAGTGCAAACGTGGCTATTCACCCTAATCTTAGAAAGCTGAATATCAACCTTGGATACGGCAATACTCCTCAAACAATTTCTTTAGAAGATATTTATGTAGGTGCAACAGACCAGCATCTATTCCTTACTCTAAAAAATGGTCAAAGACTCAATGTTGTATCCATGAACGTTTTAAACCCTCAACTAGGTCCAAAACTCATTCGTTTCCTAAGAGAAATTTCAAAAGACCAATACCATCTGTTGCATCCTTTTCCTTGGGGAAATCTTCAAAATATGGCTTATTTACCCCGTGTAAGGTATCAAAAGACTGTTCTTCTACCTGCAAAATGGCACCTCACTTTATCATTACTTGAAGCTACCGAAAAAGACTCTATACAGACGCTTTGCAAAAAAATTGACCATTGGGCAGATAAGCAAAAAGTACCCGTAACTCTTTTCTTAATGTTTGCAGACCATCGTATTTTACTAAATCGAAAGCACGACTTTCATCTTCAAGAAGTTGCTCGCCATCTAAAAACAAGAAAAGAAATTATCTTGATGGAAAATGTTGGAGAAGTTGGATGGATAAGCAGTACGCTTGGAACATACCGATCTGAGCTTGTAATTCCTATCCTTAAAAATGCAAAATATTGCTCATCGAAACCATACAATATCCCTTTTCAAACAATCTCCCACTCTGAAAGGTGGAAAGCACCCGGATCAGAATGGACTTACACAAAATTGTATCTTAAAGAATCTGGAAAAGATGCTCTTTTAAAAAAACACTTCCCTCCTTTAATACAAGAATTAATGCCTTATCTGCACTGTTGGTTCTTTGTGCAATATAACGATAAGGAAGGTCCTCACCTTCGTCTTCGCCTTAGATATAAGGAAAATAACCACTCTACCTTCACCTTATCATCCTGGGCTGAAAAGCTCATGGAAAGCGGAGCCATTAAGGAATATTCTTTCCACCCTTATGAAAGGGAGATAGAACGGTATGGTGGGGTTTCTGCAATAAATGCAGCTGAAGAGCTATTTCATGCTGATTCTGAAGTTGCATTGTATATGCTGCATCATAAAACAACTCTTCCAAACTATGTTATAGCCTCTCTTAGTCTACTAGACTTACTTCAAAACTTTAAAATTTCTATTTCCGAACAAATCCAGCTATTTGAGAGCATGCAACTAAACAAAAAAGAACTCGAAGGATTTAGATCTTGGAAATCCACTTTGCTATCTTACGCAAAACAAATACTAGAAAAAAAGCCTGAAGTGGAAGAGGTGAATCTGCTCATGCACATATTTGCAAGAAGACATGCAGCGCAAAAAAAATATCTATCCTGTCTAAAAGAAATTCCCTCCTTAAACGCAGCGATTATAAGCATATTACACATGCATTGTAACCGCTTTTTAGGAATTAATAACAAGCTAGAACAAAAGAGCTATCTGTTCGCTTCCCATGTTCTGCAAATCTTACATAACTCATGTTCTGCAAAAACTTCAAAATAG
- a CDS encoding flavoprotein has protein sequence MNDTKVLIGITGSISVLLLPNYLLEIYKHFPRLKIILTHTASQFIPKESLHILSEGIYTHEFPLSKENMNHIELARWADVFIIIPATADILARAAHGMADTLLAATILAYQKKVLFVPNMNRAMWQNKAVQRNVQLLIDDGHKIIQPIIKEAFEYASRQFEINPVLPSIESIMSILQLEIQEQQWQTISS, from the coding sequence ATGAACGATACAAAAGTATTAATTGGTATTACAGGATCCATTTCTGTTCTCCTTTTACCCAATTACCTTCTAGAGATCTACAAGCACTTCCCACGGTTAAAAATAATTTTAACTCATACAGCAAGCCAATTTATTCCAAAAGAAAGCCTTCACATACTATCTGAAGGTATCTACACACATGAATTTCCTCTGTCGAAAGAAAATATGAACCACATAGAGCTCGCTCGCTGGGCAGACGTTTTTATTATCATTCCAGCAACCGCTGATATTCTTGCAAGAGCGGCTCACGGTATGGCTGACACATTACTTGCAGCTACAATCCTAGCTTATCAAAAAAAAGTCCTTTTTGTTCCTAACATGAATAGGGCAATGTGGCAAAACAAAGCGGTACAACGCAATGTTCAGCTCCTTATTGATGACGGACATAAAATCATTCAGCCTATCATTAAAGAAGCGTTTGAATATGCTTCAAGACAATTCGAAATCAACCCTGTTTTGCCTTCAATAGAGTCTATCATGTCAATTCTACAACTCGAAATACAGGAGCAACAGTGGCAGACGATCTCTTCTTAG
- a CDS encoding lanthionine synthetase C family protein, which translates to MIVGTSCTALVKHIARNLYHTNNLTEANLLAFPLSLSHGYPSLVLLFACLDELFPDEGWDKAAHTNIIKIKESIEMQGLSNLSLFSGLSGICFAIDAASRNKTRYQKFIQTLHTYLINQISKSYFNQIEEKVTLGLPIHPELWEIISGLSGIGIYCLKAIDNEDIYNLLTKILSSLVKLATHIEIGGHKIPAWYHPSYYQFIDQDKITFPFGNFNLGMAHGIAGVMALLSIAKLNGISVKDQEYALKYFSNWLLSKKIVKNGSISWPDRISFQEEITHSKTKTGTMNAWCYGTAGVARSLYLCGKAIDSKTIQEEAIAAFESMSDVPKSPTFCHGIAGLLTLTDLMAIDSRSFQLKQRVEFLKSHLLDTYKEDRPIGFWDLELTTSNTEPQEREKIGLLDGCVGVLLTLLGPEVYPKWQPLFLINERLS; encoded by the coding sequence ATGATTGTAGGCACATCTTGCACAGCTCTTGTAAAACATATTGCAAGAAACTTATATCACACAAACAATTTGACAGAGGCTAATTTATTAGCATTTCCCCTCTCTCTCTCTCATGGATATCCCTCACTTGTTTTATTGTTTGCCTGCCTAGACGAACTTTTTCCAGACGAAGGCTGGGATAAAGCTGCCCACACAAATATTATTAAAATTAAAGAATCTATTGAGATGCAAGGATTATCAAACCTCTCCTTATTCAGCGGACTTTCTGGCATATGTTTTGCAATAGATGCTGCCTCAAGAAATAAAACACGTTATCAAAAATTTATTCAAACCCTTCATACATACTTAATTAACCAGATTTCCAAAAGCTACTTTAACCAGATAGAAGAAAAAGTTACTCTAGGATTACCTATCCATCCAGAGTTATGGGAAATTATTTCTGGCTTATCTGGTATTGGAATTTATTGCCTAAAAGCCATTGACAACGAAGACATTTACAATCTTCTTACAAAAATTCTGTCTTCCCTTGTTAAGTTAGCAACACACATTGAAATTGGAGGCCACAAGATACCTGCTTGGTATCATCCAAGCTATTACCAATTCATTGACCAGGATAAAATAACATTTCCATTTGGCAATTTTAATTTAGGGATGGCTCACGGCATTGCAGGGGTTATGGCTTTATTATCCATAGCAAAATTAAATGGCATTTCTGTAAAAGACCAAGAATATGCCTTAAAGTATTTTTCAAACTGGCTTTTAAGTAAAAAAATTGTAAAAAACGGCTCCATTTCATGGCCTGATCGTATATCCTTTCAAGAAGAAATCACTCATTCGAAAACCAAAACAGGCACAATGAATGCTTGGTGCTATGGGACAGCTGGCGTTGCAAGAAGTTTATATTTATGCGGGAAAGCAATTGACTCCAAAACAATACAAGAAGAGGCAATAGCTGCTTTTGAATCAATGAGTGATGTTCCAAAAAGCCCCACCTTTTGCCACGGTATCGCAGGTCTCTTAACATTAACAGATTTAATGGCTATAGATTCTCGTTCTTTTCAATTAAAGCAAAGAGTAGAATTTTTGAAATCGCATCTTTTAGACACCTATAAGGAAGATAGACCGATTGGATTTTGGGATCTGGAGCTTACCACATCTAATACAGAACCTCAAGAACGTGAAAAAATAGGGTTGTTAGATGGTTGTGTAGGCGTATTATTAACTCTTCTTGGTCCAGAAGTTTATCCTAAGTGGCAACCCTTGTTTCTTATCAATGAAAGGCTATCATGA
- a CDS encoding lanthionine synthetase C family protein, producing the protein MHHYLHICKDIAEKIQNPLNVKETITHSITRGKFHNNLWNETAFFEGYPGIACFYAVMDKIDPQETWRKLSHTYLNEAIRKAEVNGFNDTSLFSGIAGLCFSVYLCSNQGKYYQSLQETLDKLLVEYVEAEIKRLNTSETTSFHSCNLMSGVTGILAYALLRKNDSVFLQLATSITKWLVNFFNKEGSNAQPAWHIAPKDLLADEERIKYPEGAFFMNTPIGIVGCLSALALAIKEEVHVEHLQETALKLALWIKNQACTSEYGTLFPNTLDARTSSCPSLFEINYDTWWSGIPCVARALYLTGKALKDFSLTDYAEKLFVSLFSKPIKEWNMMGTSFSNGRAGVLAITCRMAEETQNPFLWKQVKNLEDDLKSFYRPHSPFGFQSVYVDNHTNYHWIDDPGLFTGAVGIALSLLLTEHKDTLWDRAFLLV; encoded by the coding sequence ATGCACCACTACTTACATATCTGTAAAGATATAGCAGAAAAAATCCAAAACCCTCTTAACGTCAAAGAAACAATAACACACTCCATAACAAGAGGTAAGTTCCACAATAACTTATGGAATGAAACGGCTTTTTTTGAAGGCTATCCAGGTATTGCATGCTTTTACGCTGTTATGGATAAGATTGATCCTCAAGAAACGTGGAGAAAACTTTCTCACACCTATCTAAATGAGGCTATTCGTAAAGCTGAAGTGAATGGCTTTAACGACACATCTCTCTTCTCAGGAATTGCAGGGCTCTGCTTTTCAGTGTATCTTTGCTCCAATCAGGGCAAATATTATCAATCTCTTCAGGAAACTCTTGATAAATTACTTGTGGAATATGTTGAAGCTGAAATTAAGCGTTTGAATACCTCAGAGACAACCTCTTTTCATTCTTGCAACTTAATGTCCGGAGTTACTGGAATACTCGCTTACGCATTACTTCGAAAAAATGACTCTGTTTTTTTGCAGCTTGCAACCTCCATTACCAAATGGCTAGTCAATTTTTTTAATAAAGAAGGCTCCAACGCACAACCAGCATGGCATATTGCTCCAAAAGACCTTTTAGCCGACGAAGAGCGCATAAAATATCCTGAAGGGGCTTTCTTTATGAATACCCCTATTGGCATTGTAGGCTGCCTTTCTGCACTAGCTCTAGCAATAAAGGAAGAAGTGCATGTAGAACATTTACAAGAAACAGCTCTTAAACTAGCACTGTGGATAAAAAATCAAGCATGCACTTCTGAATATGGAACACTTTTTCCCAACACTTTAGATGCTAGAACATCTTCTTGTCCCTCACTCTTTGAAATCAATTATGACACCTGGTGGTCTGGAATACCTTGTGTTGCAAGAGCTTTGTATCTAACAGGAAAGGCTTTAAAAGATTTTTCTCTAACTGATTATGCGGAAAAATTGTTTGTCTCATTATTCTCTAAGCCCATAAAAGAATGGAATATGATGGGAACATCATTTTCTAATGGTCGTGCGGGTGTTTTAGCCATTACCTGCCGTATGGCTGAAGAAACACAAAACCCTTTTTTATGGAAGCAGGTTAAGAATCTAGAAGATGATCTTAAAAGTTTCTATCGTCCTCATAGCCCTTTTGGATTCCAATCAGTTTATGTAGATAATCACACGAATTACCACTGGATTGACGATCCAGGACTCTTTACAGGTGCAGTAGGCATTGCCCTCTCATTACTCCTCACCGAACACAAGGACACTTTATGGGACCGAGCTTTCTTGCTTGTATAA
- a CDS encoding gallidermin family lantibiotic, translated as MLMQVERNSMSPIFFKTTKTEIDEYDLDLTVTAAPGEKPGVNELITSRSLCTPGCGNTGTNNSFCC; from the coding sequence ATGCTAATGCAAGTTGAACGCAATTCAATGTCACCTATTTTTTTTAAAACTACTAAAACTGAAATAGACGAGTATGATCTCGATCTCACAGTAACTGCAGCACCTGGCGAAAAACCAGGAGTTAATGAACTCATCACAAGCAGGTCTCTCTGTACACCAGGTTGTGGAAATACAGGGACAAACAACAGCTTCTGTTGTTAA
- a CDS encoding lipoate--protein ligase family protein: protein MSLLNLLILDNEFIFSQLCIEEALLRADTRNWCIINYGSKPAIVMGISGKPELLINQTKLLSQPIPVIKRFSGGGTVVVDEETIFVTFILNKEHLNIPLQPEVIMKWTEGFYKNVFPQNFTLRENDYVFHEKKFGGNAQYIRKNRLLHHTSFLWDFTKENMDYLLLPSKAPNYRNRREHDEFLCKLKNHLPSKDFFIDKIISTLSTLSKINLIKKEEVIHLLEQPHRKATQIR from the coding sequence ATGTCTTTACTTAATCTTCTCATTTTGGATAATGAGTTTATTTTCTCCCAGCTTTGCATTGAGGAGGCTCTTCTTAGAGCCGATACTAGAAATTGGTGCATCATCAATTACGGATCAAAACCCGCAATTGTTATGGGCATCTCTGGCAAGCCAGAACTTTTAATCAATCAGACCAAGCTTCTATCCCAACCCATTCCTGTTATTAAGCGATTTAGCGGAGGAGGAACAGTTGTTGTTGATGAAGAGACGATCTTTGTAACATTCATTTTAAATAAAGAGCACCTCAACATCCCTCTACAACCAGAAGTTATCATGAAATGGACGGAAGGGTTTTATAAAAATGTTTTTCCACAAAACTTCACTCTTCGTGAAAATGACTATGTATTCCATGAAAAAAAGTTCGGGGGCAACGCGCAGTACATTCGCAAAAATCGCCTCCTGCATCACACCTCGTTCTTGTGGGACTTCACAAAAGAAAACATGGACTATCTCCTCTTGCCGAGTAAAGCACCAAACTACCGAAACAGAAGAGAGCACGATGAATTCTTATGTAAACTCAAAAATCACCTACCATCCAAAGATTTCTTTATAGACAAGATTATCTCAACCCTCTCCACTCTATCTAAAATAAATCTCATAAAAAAGGAAGAGGTCATCCATCTCCTAGAACAACCTCACAGAAAAGCAACACAAATCCGCTGA